The Porphyrobacter sp. HT-58-2 genome has a window encoding:
- a CDS encoding nitrite/sulfite reductase translates to MYRYDQYDQAMVDARVAEFRDQARRRLEGKLTEDQFKPLRLMNGLYLQLHAYMLRVAIPYGTLDSRQMEMLADIADKYDRGYGHFTTRQNIQYNWIKLEDCADALADLATVEMHAIQTSGNCIRNISSDHFAGAAADEVVDPRPYAELMRQWSSFHPEFTYLPRKFKIAVIASEKDRAAMRLHDIGVRIVKRDGEIGAQFYAGGGMGRTPMIAPLIRDFVPIDQFITYAEACLRVYNRYGRRDNKYKARIKILVHELGAAEYIRQVEEEFAHLLSVGVEPPREELARIASFFELPEPLRRPGPRAGTPLTPERIRDIGAPDQVRGGGFEAWALNNTHPHRHPDYVSAVISLKPAGGIPGDATSVQMRVVARLAREYSFDELRVMHTQNLLLPHVRIADLQAVWQALDEAGLGAANMDTIEDIIACPGLDYCSLANARSIPLAQRISERFAQTGRTEAVGELKLKISGCINACGHHHAGHIGILGVDKKGVENYQLSLGGSEAEDVSLAKITGPGFDEDGVIAAVEKVTDVYLASRTEGERFLDTYRRIGMEPFKEALYG, encoded by the coding sequence ATGTACCGCTATGACCAATACGATCAGGCGATGGTCGATGCCCGCGTCGCCGAATTCCGCGATCAGGCCCGCCGCCGCTTGGAAGGCAAGCTGACCGAGGACCAGTTCAAGCCGCTGCGGCTGATGAACGGGCTCTACCTCCAGCTTCACGCCTATATGCTGCGCGTCGCCATTCCCTATGGCACGCTGGATTCGCGCCAGATGGAGATGCTGGCCGACATCGCCGACAAGTATGATCGCGGCTACGGCCACTTCACCACCCGCCAGAACATCCAGTACAACTGGATCAAGCTGGAAGACTGCGCCGATGCGCTCGCCGATCTGGCGACAGTCGAGATGCACGCGATCCAGACCAGCGGCAATTGCATCCGCAACATCTCGTCCGATCACTTCGCGGGCGCGGCGGCGGATGAGGTGGTCGACCCTCGCCCCTATGCCGAGTTGATGCGCCAGTGGTCGAGCTTCCACCCGGAATTCACCTACCTCCCGCGCAAGTTCAAGATCGCGGTGATCGCCTCCGAAAAGGACCGCGCGGCAATGCGGCTGCACGATATCGGCGTGCGGATCGTCAAGCGTGACGGAGAGATCGGCGCGCAGTTCTATGCGGGCGGCGGGATGGGCCGCACGCCGATGATCGCGCCCCTGATCCGCGATTTCGTGCCGATCGACCAGTTCATCACCTATGCCGAGGCGTGCCTTCGGGTCTACAACCGCTACGGGCGGCGCGACAACAAGTACAAGGCGCGCATCAAGATCCTCGTCCACGAACTGGGCGCGGCGGAGTATATCCGTCAGGTCGAAGAGGAATTCGCGCATCTGCTCAGCGTGGGGGTGGAACCCCCGCGCGAGGAACTGGCGCGGATTGCCAGCTTCTTCGAACTCCCCGAACCCCTCCGCCGTCCCGGCCCCCGAGCCGGGACCCCGCTCACTCCCGAGCGGATCAGGGACATCGGGGCCCCGGATCAGGTCCGGGGCGGGGGGTTTGAGGCATGGGCCTTGAACAACACCCATCCCCACCGCCACCCCGATTATGTCTCGGCCGTCATCAGCCTCAAGCCCGCAGGCGGCATCCCGGGCGATGCGACCTCGGTGCAGATGCGGGTCGTCGCCCGCCTCGCCCGCGAATACTCCTTCGACGAACTGCGCGTGATGCACACCCAGAACCTGCTGCTGCCCCATGTGCGGATTGCCGACCTTCAAGCGGTGTGGCAGGCGCTCGACGAAGCGGGCCTTGGCGCTGCCAATATGGACACGATCGAGGACATCATCGCCTGCCCGGGCCTCGATTATTGCAGCCTCGCCAACGCCCGCTCGATCCCGCTCGCCCAGCGGATTTCGGAGCGTTTCGCCCAGACCGGCCGCACTGAGGCTGTCGGCGAGTTGAAGCTGAAAATCTCCGGTTGCATCAACGCCTGCGGGCACCACCACGCGGGCCACATCGGCATCCTCGGCGTCGATAAGAAGGGGGTGGAGAATTACCAGCTCTCGCTCGGCGGCAGCGAGGCCGAAGACGTCAGCCTCGCCAAGATCACCGGCCCCGGCTTTGACGAGGACGGCGTGATCGCCGCCGTCGAGAAGGTCACCGACGTCTATCTCGCCAGCCGCACCGAGGGCGAGCGCTTCCTCGATACCTATCGCCGCATCGGCATGGAGCCGTTCAAGGAGGCGCTTTATGGGTAA
- the metC gene encoding cystathionine beta-lyase: MSGGGDDSHLKPATRLVRGGRRKEWTGPVVNPPVWRGSTHLYDKDADRHAAGGNNVDGQFFYGRRGAPTQWALAEALTQIERGAYGTQLYPSGVAAIAGCMLAVLKPGDRLLMADNAYDPSRSMATGLLARMGVTTTFFDPRDLTAFAALAEGAQAVWLEAPGSLTFEMCDVPALAAIAREHGAVSMIDNTWASPLGFAALEHGCDIVMMSLSKHVGGHSDVMMGSASAGKRWYTALRRTAQELGQVVSPDDAALAARGLRTMGVRLEAQTRTALAVAQWLEAQPQVARVLCPMLPSDPGHALWRRDFTGGCGLFAFVLASDDPAASARVADALELFGIGYSWGGFESLALPIRPEDYRSCMTGTGGRPALRLAIGLEDPEDLIADLAQALARVG; encoded by the coding sequence ATGAGCGGCGGCGGAGATGACAGCCACCTGAAGCCTGCCACGCGGCTGGTGCGCGGGGGACGGCGCAAGGAATGGACCGGCCCGGTGGTCAATCCGCCGGTGTGGCGCGGATCGACCCATCTTTATGACAAGGACGCCGATCGCCACGCAGCGGGCGGCAATAATGTCGACGGGCAGTTCTTCTATGGCCGGCGCGGCGCACCGACCCAGTGGGCGCTGGCCGAGGCGCTGACTCAGATCGAGCGCGGGGCTTACGGCACGCAGCTCTATCCCAGCGGTGTAGCCGCAATTGCCGGGTGCATGCTCGCCGTGCTGAAGCCCGGCGACCGCTTGCTGATGGCTGACAATGCCTATGACCCCTCGCGCAGCATGGCGACCGGCCTGCTGGCGCGGATGGGGGTGACAACGACCTTCTTCGATCCGCGCGATCTGACGGCTTTCGCGGCGCTGGCAGAGGGCGCGCAGGCGGTGTGGCTGGAGGCCCCCGGCAGCCTCACCTTCGAGATGTGCGATGTCCCGGCCCTTGCCGCCATTGCCCGCGAGCACGGTGCCGTCAGCATGATCGACAACACCTGGGCAAGCCCGCTCGGCTTCGCGGCGCTGGAACATGGCTGCGACATCGTGATGATGAGCCTGTCGAAGCACGTCGGCGGCCATTCCGACGTGATGATGGGCAGCGCCAGTGCGGGCAAGCGGTGGTACACGGCGCTGCGTCGCACCGCGCAGGAACTGGGGCAGGTCGTCTCGCCCGACGATGCGGCGCTGGCGGCGCGCGGATTGCGTACGATGGGCGTTCGGCTGGAGGCGCAGACCCGCACCGCGCTGGCGGTGGCCCAATGGCTTGAAGCCCAGCCGCAGGTCGCGCGGGTGCTGTGTCCGATGCTCCCCTCCGATCCCGGCCATGCCCTGTGGCGCCGCGACTTCACCGGTGGCTGCGGGCTGTTCGCCTTCGTGTTGGCCAGCGATGATCCAGCGGCCTCGGCCCGCGTGGCCGACGCACTGGAACTGTTCGGCATCGGCTATTCCTGGGGCGGGTTCGAAAGCCTTGCCCTGCCGATCCGGCCGGAGGATTACCGCAGTTGCATGACCGGCACCGGCGGCAGGCCCGCGCTGCGCCTTGCCATCGGGCTGGAAGACCCCGAGGATCTCATCGCCGATCTGGCGCAAGCTCTGGCGCGGGTCGGATGA
- a CDS encoding DUF934 domain-containing protein gives MGNDLGTSPDEVQFRFRDDEPVDHAAVTVDSVLEQTNATAVRIEPGDDARLLLPFLDRLALVEVNFPAFGDGRGYSAARILREAGYTGELRAVGDVLIDQLSHMRRCGFDSFAPDKRLDEEDARRAFATWENVYQRAADARAPIAEKRHEA, from the coding sequence ATGGGTAATGATCTGGGCACTTCCCCCGACGAGGTGCAGTTCCGTTTCCGCGATGATGAACCGGTCGATCACGCCGCCGTCACCGTGGACTCGGTGCTCGAACAGACCAACGCCACCGCCGTCCGGATCGAGCCGGGCGACGATGCGCGCCTGCTGCTGCCCTTCCTTGATCGCCTCGCACTGGTGGAGGTCAACTTCCCGGCGTTCGGTGACGGGCGCGGCTATTCCGCGGCCCGCATCCTGCGCGAGGCGGGCTATACCGGCGAACTGCGCGCGGTGGGCGATGTGCTCATCGACCAGCTCAGCCACATGCGCCGCTGCGGCTTCGACAGCTTCGCCCCCGACAAGCGCCTCGATGAGGAGGACGCGCGCCGCGCCTTCGCGACGTGGGAGAATGTGTATCAACGTGCCGCCGATGCCCGCGCCCCCATTGCGGAGAAGCGCCATGAAGCCTGA
- the queF gene encoding preQ(1) synthase has translation MTTTSDTPKPAPQFLGRDTPLPASPEEAVLDYVPNPRVGLTYMVRFVSPEFTSLCPVTNQPDFAHLVIDYVPGETIVESKSLKLFLGSFRNHNGFHEDVTVGIGVRLFTEMRPQWLRIGGYWYPRGGIPIDVFWQSGSPPEGLWLPDQGVPGYRGRG, from the coding sequence ATGACGACGACATCCGACACCCCCAAGCCTGCCCCGCAATTCCTTGGCCGTGACACCCCGCTGCCTGCCTCGCCCGAAGAAGCGGTGCTCGATTACGTGCCGAACCCGCGGGTGGGCCTGACCTATATGGTGCGCTTTGTCAGCCCTGAGTTCACCTCGCTGTGTCCGGTGACCAACCAGCCCGATTTCGCGCATCTGGTGATCGACTATGTGCCGGGCGAGACGATTGTGGAGAGCAAGAGCCTGAAGCTGTTCCTCGGCTCGTTCCGCAACCACAACGGCTTCCACGAGGATGTGACTGTGGGCATCGGCGTGCGTCTGTTTACCGAGATGCGCCCGCAGTGGCTCAGGATCGGCGGGTACTGGTATCCGCGCGGCGGCATCCCGATTGACGTGTTCTGGCAGAGCGGGTCGCCGCCTGAAGGCCTGTGGCTGCCCGATCAGGGCGTGCCGGGCTATCGCGGACGCGGGTGA
- a CDS encoding putative bifunctional diguanylate cyclase/phosphodiesterase, which yields MPLGFLKSTREPSRSATEGQAGERRARPERTAVLGEVEELGVGMFWATDEAGNLSFLSQRAITELGDTSGELIGQPITRVFSDVEPEAGAPAQRSLAFKMKARSRLEEQIVAVPDGRGSTRWWRLNARPLIDAAGTFKGYRGSAVDISSQYAYETQVARQSQVDELTGLANRRKLNERLTAMLAAFRVSQRSCALMMLDLDRFKQVNDTMGHPAGDELLKQVAERLKSIVKDSGEVGRLGGDEFQVLLPDMDDRGTLGELANRIVQSLSQPYQINGRRAIIGTSVGIAIAPYDGLEADELTGAADMALYSAKETRGGTFCFFTSELREAASKTAMLGDRLRDAVDRDELKLAYQPLVDPVTNEVKCFEALLRWHDSEEGDISPAQFIPVAENDDLIIRIGEMALRQACMDALAWPETIKVAVNVSAKQFVRPGYRKAVAAALDASGLSPGRLELEITESVFAGDLETVDAIFRDLKKLGVRLALDDFGTGYSSLGYLKHGHFDKIKIDQSFVRGCTENGDINPAIITAIVALAKALGMETVAEGVEAMDELNLVRERGADLVQGYIYSRPLTQDQVTQQFAEGSVIFRPSGPPRHRAERITIFRKVGLIHEDHYYDVILRNLSKTGARITGLAGVPVGTDVVLDLGHGQLVVSKVVNATENSQGLHFETPLISDGCGGFMTRHRISPYSLAEAGIPLAALGAGAFPLAKWREANKTVPKFVQLELSVPNA from the coding sequence ATGCCATTGGGCTTTCTGAAATCCACGCGCGAGCCGTCCCGCTCGGCGACTGAAGGCCAAGCCGGCGAACGGCGGGCGCGGCCCGAACGCACCGCCGTGCTCGGCGAGGTCGAGGAACTCGGCGTCGGCATGTTCTGGGCGACCGACGAGGCAGGCAACCTCTCGTTCCTGTCCCAGCGCGCGATCACCGAATTGGGGGACACGAGCGGGGAGCTGATCGGCCAGCCGATCACGCGCGTGTTCAGCGATGTCGAGCCCGAAGCCGGAGCACCGGCTCAGCGCAGCCTCGCCTTCAAGATGAAGGCCCGTTCCAGGCTTGAAGAACAAATCGTCGCCGTGCCGGACGGACGCGGCAGCACTCGCTGGTGGCGCTTGAACGCCCGCCCGCTGATTGACGCGGCTGGAACCTTCAAGGGCTATCGGGGCAGTGCGGTCGATATCTCCAGCCAATATGCCTACGAAACTCAGGTTGCGCGGCAATCGCAGGTCGACGAGCTGACCGGCCTTGCCAACCGCCGCAAGCTGAACGAACGGCTTACCGCGATGCTCGCCGCATTCCGGGTCAGCCAGCGCAGCTGCGCATTGATGATGCTCGATCTCGACCGCTTCAAGCAGGTCAACGACACGATGGGCCACCCGGCCGGCGACGAACTGCTCAAGCAGGTGGCCGAGCGGCTCAAGAGCATCGTCAAGGACAGCGGCGAAGTCGGCCGTCTGGGCGGCGACGAGTTTCAGGTGCTGCTGCCCGACATGGATGACCGCGGCACACTGGGAGAACTGGCGAACCGCATCGTCCAGTCGCTTTCGCAGCCCTATCAGATCAATGGCCGGCGGGCGATCATCGGCACCTCGGTCGGCATCGCCATTGCGCCCTATGACGGCCTCGAAGCAGACGAGCTGACCGGTGCGGCCGACATGGCGCTCTATTCCGCCAAGGAAACGCGCGGCGGCACCTTCTGTTTTTTCACCAGCGAGCTGCGCGAAGCGGCCTCCAAGACCGCGATGCTGGGCGATCGGCTGCGCGACGCGGTTGATCGCGACGAACTGAAACTCGCCTATCAGCCGCTGGTCGACCCGGTCACCAACGAAGTCAAATGCTTCGAGGCCCTGCTGCGCTGGCATGATTCCGAAGAAGGCGACATCAGCCCGGCGCAGTTCATCCCGGTGGCCGAGAATGATGATCTCATCATCAGGATCGGCGAGATGGCGCTGCGTCAGGCGTGCATGGACGCGCTGGCGTGGCCCGAAACGATCAAGGTCGCGGTCAATGTGTCCGCCAAGCAGTTTGTCCGCCCCGGATACCGCAAGGCGGTTGCCGCCGCACTCGACGCTTCGGGTCTGTCCCCCGGACGGCTCGAACTGGAAATCACCGAGAGCGTCTTCGCCGGCGATCTTGAAACGGTGGATGCGATCTTCCGCGATCTCAAGAAGCTGGGCGTGCGGCTCGCGCTTGACGATTTCGGAACCGGCTATTCGTCGCTCGGCTATCTCAAGCATGGGCATTTCGACAAGATCAAGATCGACCAGAGCTTCGTGCGCGGCTGCACTGAGAACGGGGACATCAACCCCGCGATCATCACCGCGATCGTCGCGCTCGCCAAGGCGCTCGGGATGGAAACCGTCGCCGAGGGTGTCGAGGCAATGGACGAGCTAAATCTGGTGCGCGAACGCGGCGCGGATTTGGTGCAGGGTTACATCTATTCCCGCCCGTTGACGCAGGATCAGGTGACGCAGCAATTCGCGGAAGGTTCGGTGATCTTCCGCCCCAGCGGCCCGCCGCGCCACCGCGCCGAGCGCATCACCATCTTCCGCAAGGTCGGACTGATCCACGAGGATCACTACTACGACGTGATCCTGCGCAATCTTTCCAAGACCGGCGCGCGCATCACCGGGCTGGCCGGGGTGCCGGTCGGGACCGACGTTGTGCTCGATCTCGGCCACGGGCAACTTGTTGTAAGCAAAGTGGTAAATGCCACCGAGAACAGCCAGGGCCTCCACTTCGAAACCCCGTTGATCAGCGACGGCTGTGGCGGGTTCATGACCCGGCACCGCATCTCGCCCTACTCGCTCGCCGAGGCCGGCATTCCGCTCGCGGCGCTGGGTGCGGGGGCCTTCCCGCTCGCCAAATGGCGCGAGGCCAACAAGACCGTACCGAAATTCGTGCAGCTTGAACTCAGCGTGCCGAACGCCTGA
- a CDS encoding mechanosensitive ion channel family protein has translation MSAPGTPASVPPDASPASAPSPAEPVEVVEAADKLREGVTKQSETAGAFLDRLDAFALEVGDIRFSLFDALLVASVILLVITAAILLNRFGRRVIRNVGRFDETQKVLSEKILTIIVWAAAFFVGIDLLGIDLTALAFFGGAFGLAIGFGLQKTFGNLIAGIILLMDKSIKPGDVIAVTDMAGNETFGQIRKIGIRAVSVTTRDEREYLIPNENLMINQVENWSYSSKRVRMQVRVGVSYNADMKLAEELMLEAARQATRVLDTPPPTVWMSGYGDNSVDFVIHCWIVDPEQGVGNVRSAVLKNLWWLFKEHGIEIPFPQRDINLRGNAQFDALIAALESRAAPGE, from the coding sequence ATGAGCGCGCCCGGCACCCCCGCCAGCGTCCCGCCGGACGCTTCGCCAGCCTCTGCGCCGTCCCCCGCCGAGCCGGTCGAAGTCGTGGAAGCAGCCGACAAGCTCAGGGAAGGCGTCACCAAGCAAAGCGAAACCGCTGGAGCCTTCCTCGACCGGCTAGATGCATTCGCGCTGGAAGTGGGGGATATCCGCTTCTCGCTGTTCGATGCCCTGCTGGTCGCCAGCGTCATCCTGCTGGTGATCACCGCAGCGATCCTGCTCAACCGCTTCGGGCGCCGGGTGATCCGCAATGTCGGCCGCTTCGATGAAACGCAGAAAGTGCTGTCCGAAAAGATCCTGACGATCATCGTCTGGGCCGCGGCCTTCTTCGTCGGGATCGACCTGCTCGGCATCGATCTGACCGCACTGGCCTTTTTCGGCGGGGCTTTCGGCCTTGCGATCGGCTTCGGGTTGCAGAAGACCTTCGGCAACCTGATCGCCGGGATCATCCTGCTGATGGACAAGTCGATCAAGCCGGGCGACGTCATCGCGGTGACCGACATGGCCGGCAACGAGACCTTCGGCCAGATCCGCAAGATCGGCATCCGCGCAGTCTCGGTGACGACGCGGGACGAGCGTGAATATCTCATCCCCAACGAAAACCTGATGATCAACCAGGTCGAAAACTGGTCCTATTCCTCCAAGCGGGTGCGGATGCAGGTGCGGGTCGGGGTCAGTTACAACGCCGACATGAAGCTGGCCGAGGAATTGATGCTCGAAGCCGCGAGACAGGCCACGCGCGTGCTCGACACGCCGCCGCCGACCGTCTGGATGAGCGGCTATGGCGACAATTCGGTCGATTTCGTGATCCATTGCTGGATCGTCGATCCCGAGCAGGGGGTCGGCAATGTCCGCAGTGCGGTGCTCAAGAACCTGTGGTGGCTGTTCAAGGAGCACGGGATCGAGATCCCCTTCCCCCAGCGCGACATCAACCTGCGCGGCAATGCGCAGTTCGATGCGTTGATCGCGGCGCTCGAAAGCAGAGCCGCACCGGGCGAATAG
- the sseA gene encoding 3-mercaptopyruvate sulfurtransferase, which translates to MNTSLPALVSTEWLARNLDAPGLAVLDASHHLPAAQRDAAAEYAAGHIPGARFLGLASLFDSGSPVPYALPTPDQLAARLALLGVRGEDAIILYDDSAIRTAARAWFMLTAMGWERVAILDGGLAKWRADHRPLEIGAGTSDPASPVQLTGPRRVRSKADMLANLDADREQVVDARSADRVYGTGTDPVHGLPMGRIPGALNLPFTELFNPDGTYRSTEEIRSAFENAGLDMTRPIVASCGSGVTASVLLFALHLIGESDFALYDGSWSEWGADPDTPKAQGPEIGRPDA; encoded by the coding sequence ATGAACACTTCCCTTCCCGCGCTTGTCTCGACCGAGTGGCTCGCCCGCAATCTCGATGCACCGGGCCTTGCCGTGCTCGATGCCTCGCATCACCTGCCCGCCGCGCAGCGCGATGCGGCGGCTGAATATGCCGCCGGTCATATCCCCGGCGCGCGCTTTCTCGGGCTGGCAAGCCTGTTCGATAGCGGCTCGCCCGTCCCCTATGCCCTGCCCACCCCCGATCAGCTGGCCGCGCGGCTTGCCTTGCTCGGCGTGCGGGGCGAGGATGCGATCATCCTTTATGATGACAGCGCGATCCGCACTGCCGCGCGCGCGTGGTTCATGCTGACCGCGATGGGGTGGGAACGGGTCGCGATCCTCGACGGCGGACTTGCCAAGTGGCGCGCCGACCATCGTCCGCTGGAAATCGGCGCCGGGACAAGCGATCCGGCCAGTCCCGTCCAGCTCACCGGCCCGCGCCGGGTGCGCAGCAAGGCCGATATGCTCGCCAATCTCGATGCCGACCGCGAACAGGTGGTCGATGCGCGTTCGGCTGACCGGGTCTATGGCACCGGGACTGATCCCGTCCACGGCCTGCCGATGGGCCGCATTCCGGGGGCGCTGAACCTGCCCTTCACCGAACTGTTCAACCCCGATGGCACCTACCGATCGACCGAGGAAATCCGTTCGGCCTTCGAGAATGCGGGCCTCGACATGACCCGGCCGATTGTCGCCAGTTGCGGCAGCGGCGTGACGGCGAGCGTGCTGCTGTTCGCGCTCCACCTGATCGGCGAGAGCGACTTTGCGCTGTATGATGGCAGCTGGAGCGAATGGGGTGCTGATCCCGATACGCCCAAGGCCCAAGGCCCCGAAATCGGACGGCCTGACGCATGA
- a CDS encoding phosphoadenylyl-sulfate reductase — protein sequence MKPELGLASEGRTRDSLDLAPRFTEHDAVRLNRMFRGSSTQEMLEAVIRDGLAGDLAVVSSFGAESAVLLHLVASVDPAVPVLFLDTGKHFPETLAYRDTLVERLGLNLVVLTPDAEELAKRDETGLRWSYDPDGCCEIRKVRPLEKALAGYDASFTGRKAFQAATRANLPRFEVDTSDAQGRLKINPLIDWDAGQIEGYFIQHDLPRHPLIAQGYPSIGCSPCTSQVAPGEDPRSGRWKGWDKTECGIHKPGEEPFL from the coding sequence ATGAAGCCTGAACTCGGCCTCGCCAGCGAAGGGCGCACCCGCGACAGCCTCGACCTCGCGCCGCGCTTTACCGAGCATGATGCGGTGCGGCTGAATCGGATGTTTCGCGGCAGCAGCACGCAGGAAATGCTGGAAGCGGTGATCCGTGACGGGCTGGCGGGCGATCTCGCGGTGGTCTCCAGCTTCGGCGCGGAGAGCGCGGTGCTGCTGCATCTGGTCGCCAGCGTCGACCCGGCAGTGCCGGTGCTGTTCCTCGATACCGGCAAGCATTTCCCCGAAACGCTGGCCTACCGCGATACGCTGGTGGAGCGGCTGGGCCTCAATCTGGTGGTGCTGACGCCAGATGCCGAGGAACTCGCCAAGCGTGACGAGACCGGCCTCAGGTGGTCCTACGATCCCGATGGCTGCTGCGAGATCCGCAAGGTCCGCCCGCTCGAAAAGGCGCTGGCAGGCTACGATGCCAGCTTCACCGGCCGCAAGGCCTTCCAGGCCGCGACCCGCGCGAACCTGCCGCGCTTTGAGGTCGATACCTCGGACGCGCAAGGACGCCTCAAGATCAACCCGCTGATCGATTGGGACGCGGGCCAGATCGAGGGGTATTTCATCCAGCACGACCTGCCCCGCCACCCGCTGATCGCGCAAGGCTATCCCTCGATCGGCTGCTCGCCCTGCACCTCGCAGGTCGCGCCCGGCGAAGACCCGCGTTCGGGCCGGTGGAAGGGCTGGGACAAGACCGAATGCGGCATCCACAAGCCGGGCGAGGAGCCGTTCCTCTGA
- a CDS encoding DUF2849 domain-containing protein: MKILTGNDLRTGAVTWWDGAGWSLFVDDAVDVGDDAEEILAREVATRRVNVPYAIDASIDAAGHVRPAHIKDRVRALGPTVRRDLAVPTADKTGWDWVI, translated from the coding sequence ATGAAAATCCTCACCGGCAACGACCTGCGCACCGGCGCGGTGACCTGGTGGGACGGCGCGGGCTGGTCGTTGTTCGTCGATGATGCCGTCGATGTGGGCGACGACGCCGAGGAAATCCTCGCCCGCGAAGTCGCCACGCGCCGGGTCAACGTCCCTTACGCCATCGACGCCAGCATCGACGCCGCCGGGCACGTCCGCCCCGCGCATATCAAGGACCGGGTGCGCGCGCTCGGCCCGACCGTGCGGCGCGACCTCGCAGTGCCGACTGCCGACAAGACCGGCTGGGACTGGGTGATCTGA
- the cobA gene encoding uroporphyrinogen-III C-methyltransferase, translating into MRKTGTIYLVGAGPGPVDLLTLRAARLISEARVIVHDGLIGPDILGLARPDARLISVAKQRARHTMPQEDINALLIREARAGHDVVRLKGGDPFIFGRGGEEAEDARAAGVPVEVVPGISAANGAAAASQIALTHRDASSIVSFVAGQCKGLSDQDWSGLAGRGRTLVIYMGVSTAAAIAEKLMADGLAPSMPVAVIENAARPEMRVLRGLLAGLPDLVEAHAVKSPALIVIGEVTAREDMAVARLVQEAAQ; encoded by the coding sequence ATGCGAAAGACTGGCACTATCTATCTCGTCGGCGCAGGGCCGGGTCCGGTGGACCTGCTCACCCTGCGTGCAGCCCGCCTGATTTCCGAGGCGCGGGTGATCGTCCATGACGGGCTGATCGGCCCGGACATTCTGGGCCTTGCCCGCCCGGACGCGCGGCTCATTAGCGTCGCCAAGCAGCGCGCCCGCCACACCATGCCGCAGGAAGACATCAACGCGCTGCTGATCCGTGAGGCGCGCGCGGGCCATGACGTGGTGCGATTGAAGGGCGGCGATCCCTTCATCTTCGGGCGCGGCGGCGAGGAAGCGGAGGATGCGCGCGCGGCCGGGGTTCCGGTCGAGGTCGTGCCCGGCATCAGCGCGGCCAATGGCGCGGCCGCCGCCAGCCAGATCGCGCTCACCCACCGCGATGCCTCCAGCATCGTCAGCTTCGTGGCCGGCCAGTGCAAGGGCCTCTCCGATCAGGACTGGTCGGGCCTCGCCGGACGGGGCCGCACGCTGGTGATCTACATGGGCGTCTCCACCGCCGCCGCCATCGCCGAAAAGCTCATGGCCGATGGCCTCGCCCCGTCCATGCCCGTCGCCGTAATCGAGAACGCCGCTCGGCCCGAAATGCGGGTGCTGCGCGGGCTGCTGGCAGGCCTGCCCGATCTGGTCGAGGCGCATGCCGTCAAGAGCCCGGCGCTGATCGTCATCGGCGAAGTGACCGCACGCGAGGATATGGCCGTGGCGAGGCTGGTGCAGGAGGCAGCGCAATGA